A region of the Paraburkholderia flava genome:
ACGACCGCTTCGGCATCGGCGTGATGGCGAGCGGCGGGCAACGTTCCGCAAGCGGACGCGGCCCCGTCGAAGCGCGCGCGAACGACGTCATCACCGTGAATCCCGGCGAAGTCCACGACGGCAGTCCGCTCGACGAACACGGCCGCACGTGGCGCATGTTTTATTTCGAACCGGCATTGCTCGGCAGCGCGCTCGCCGAACTGAACGGCTCGGCGTCGCAATCGTTCGAACTGACCGCGCCTGTTGCACGCGATCCGCTGTTGAAGGCTCGCTTCGAGCAGTTGTTCGCGCTTGCCGTCCACGTCGACGCCAAAGCGGGTGCCCCCAACCCGCTTGCATGCGAAGAAGCGTTGTTCGCACTGATCGAGCACGTCGGTCGTCATCACACGACGCAAGCCACTCCGGCACACCGCGATATCGACGCTCTGGTTACGCGTGCGAGAGCGCGCATCGACGACGAGCCCGCCGCCGCATTGACGCTCGCCGAACTCGCCGCCGAAGCAGGCATGAGCCGCTTCCAGCTGCTGCGTGCGTTCGCGCGCGAAACGGGTTTGCCGCCGCACGCTTACCAGTTGCAGCAACGCGTGAGGCTCGCGCGCAGACTGATCGCATCGCGGATCGAACCCGGGCTCGGTCTTGCGAACGTCGCGGCAGCCGCCGGGTTCGCCGACCAGAGCCACATGACGCGCGCGTTCGTGCGTCTCTTCGGCGTGACGCCTGCTGCGTACGCCAGCGCCGTCCGCTAGTTTTGCGGGTCGAGCCCGCGTCGCGTCACCGCTCCCTCACGCTGCAATTTCGTTCAAGACGATGCGTTCGTGCGAACGCTACGCTGCATGCTCACTCATCACGAAAGGAAGCAGCAGCATGAATCAGCGTTCTCTTGGTTATCTGTTCTGCGCGCTCGCGATGCTCGGTGTCGGCAGTACGGTTGTGGTCAGCAAGACGATCGCGGCTGGGTTGCCGCCGTTTTCCGCGACCGCGCTGCGCTTCGCGATCGCGTTCCCGATATTCGTCATCGTGATGCGCGCACAGCGCGTGCGCTGGCCGCGCCTGCGCGGTCGCGACGTATGGCTTGTAATCGCGCAGGCCGGTGCGGGCAGCGTCGGCTACACAGTGTTTCTGATCAGTGGGATGAAGCTCGCTTCGGCTGCCGATGCGGGCGTGATCGCGGGCACGTTGCCCGCGGTGTCGGCGCTCGTCGCGGTGCTTGCGCTCGGTGAGCGTCCTGCGCCTGCGCTGCTCGGTGCGATCGCGCTTGCGACAGCGGGTGTGCTCGCGTGCACGGTGCGCTTCGGCGCGCTGATGGGGGCGCGCGGCGTCGCGTCGCTTGATGGGAATCTGCTGGTGTTCGCGGCGGTGGTCTGCGAATCGCTGTTCATCCTGCTGAATCGCAAGCTCAGTCGACCCGTCGATGCATTGCCGCTGTCCGCGCTGATGTCAGGTATCGGGCTCGCGGTCGCGATCGTGCCCGCGTGCTTCGAAAAGCCGTGGACGCTGCCTTTCGATACGGGCGCATTCGCGGGCGTCGTGTACTACGCGCTCGTGCCGACCGTCGCGGGATTCGTGCTGTGGTACGCGGGGGCCGCGCGGATCAGCGGCGCGGAGGCCGGGTTAATGACGGCCGTTGTACCTGTGTCGGCGGTTGCGCTCGCGGCGCTGGTGCTGCACGAACCGATTACCGGCGCGCAACTGGCGGGTGTCGCGTGCGTGCTGGGCGCGGTGTGGCTCGCGACGCTCGGCGGCAGAGGGCGGGGCAGACGGGCGACGACGACCGCAAGCACCGACGTGCCCCACTAAAATCTTTCGTGCCCGATGCCATGGTTACAGGTCATGCGACGCCGACCTTGACGCGAACGCTCAGGTCGTCCCGACATTCACCGTCGACGTCGCCCCAACGATCGACAGAAACTCCCGCCGCGTTGACGGATCGCTGCGGAACGTGCCGAGCATCCGTGACGTGACCATCGACGCGCCCGCCTTATGCACACCGCGCGTCGACATGCACTGATGCGACGCTTCGAGAATCACGCCGACGCCGCGCGGTTGCAGCACATCGTTCAGCGTGTCGGCGATCTGGACGGTCATCTTCTCCTGGATCTGCAGACGCTTCGCAAATGCATCGACGAGTCGCGCGAGCTTCGAGATGCCCACCACGCGATGCTGAGGCAGATAAGCGACGTGCGCCCGCCCGATGATCGGCACCATGTGATGCTCGCAATAGCTTTCGAAGCGGATGTCCTTCAGCACGATCATCTCGTCGTAGCCGTCCACTTCGGAGAATGTGCGCGCGAGGATATCGCGCGGCTCGACCGTATAGCCCGCGAAAAACTCCTCATACGAGCGGACCACGCGCGCGGGCGTATCGATCAATCCTTCGCGGTGCGGATTGTCGCCGGCCCAGCGCAGCAGCGTACGCACCGCGTCTTCGGCCTCTTCGCGAGTCGGGCGCACGGGTGCTGCGGGTTGCGCGGGTTGCTTCACGTCCTTCGTTTTTCTGGGCTTGCTGGCCATCCTTCGCTCCTGTTGCATCGTCGCCGACCCCGGCTGCAGGTGGGGCATTGTTCCATGTTTCGTGTCCGTGCGCGCATCGACCTTACGTATCGACGGGTCGCTTCGATTTTAGCTTCGCACTACTTCGGCCACTCGTCGAGCGCATCGTTGAACAGCTCGCCGACGACCCCACGCAGCCATCCGGTGCGCGGATCGTTGTGATATTTGCGATGCCAGTGCTGCCGCAGATCGAAGCGCGGCAAGTCGAGCGGCGGTTCGACGAGCGTGATCGACGCATGTTCCGACACGTACGCGAAGCCGATCGCGTGCGGCACCGTCGCGAGCAGATCGGTGCGCGCGAGGATGAACGGCAGGCTCATGAAGTGCGGCGTTTCGAGTACCGCGCGACGATGAATGCGTTTCTTCTCGAGAAATTTTTCGAGCACTTCCTGACTGCGCCCTTCGGAGCGCACCACCGCATGCCCTGACGCGACGAATTGCGCGAGCGTCAACGGCGCGCCTGCAAACGGATGGTCACTGCGCATCAGACAGATGAACCGATGCGTGAACAGACGCTGCTGAAAGAAGTTATTGCCGCCGAGGTCGGGAAAATAACCGACGGCCAGATCGATGTCTCCCGACTCCAGCCCGCGCTCGACATGCGCATGCGGCAGCGACACCGAGCGCAGATTCGCATTCGGCGCGCGCTGCGCGAACAGCTGCAACAGTCGCGGCAAAAACACGATCTCGCCGACATCGGACAGCGCGATCGAGAACGTGTGCGTGCTCGTCGCGGGATCGAACGCCTGCGCGTCGAGCATGCCTTTCTCGATGCGCACGAGTGCGTCGCGTGCGGCGGGAATCAGCGCGAGCGCGCGCGGCGTCGGCTCCATGCCGCGCGACGTTCGCACGAACAGCGGATCGTTGAAGTACTCGCGCAACCGTCCGAGCGCAGTGCTCACGCGCGGCTGGCTCACGCCGAGACGTTCGGCCGCGCGGCTCACGTTGCGCGTCTCTTCCATCGCGACGAGGTAAGGGATCAGGTTGAGATCGAGTTCGGGCATGAGCGGGGAGGGGCCGCGACAACGCGACAACGGTGTCGCGACAAGGGATAAACCGCTATGGGCAAACCGTATACACGCTAGCGCGAAAATCTCGCTTGCGGATATTGGGGAAAGCCGGGGTGGGTCGGGATGAAGCGAGACGCCGCCTTGACAGCGCGAAGCCGCCCCGACCATAATGCGGCAAAGGTTCGCTAAACGAATCTGTGTTCGTATTATGAACTTTGTGGGCTTCGCTGCAACCGGAACCGACTCGGTATCCAATAGGCAACAGGCCATAGGCGTTCGGCAGCGCGGGCGCAGTGTCATTCAAGGACATCCGGCATGATCGACAAGATTTTCGATTCCCTGCAGTCGGCGGTGGCCGACGTGCACGACGGCGCCACCGTGATGATCGGCGGATTCGGGACGGCGGGCATGCCGTCCGAACTGATCGACGCGTTGATCGCACAGGGCGCGCGCAACCTCACGATCGTCAACAACAACGCGGGCAACGGCGACATCGGCCTCGCGGCGCTGCTGAAGGCGAAGCGCGTGCGCAAGATCATCTGCTCGTTCCCGCGTCAGACCGATTCATACGTATTCGACGCGCTGTACCGCGCCGGTGAAATCGAACTCGAACTCGTGCCGCAGGGCAATCTCGCGGAGCGGATTCGCGCGGCGGGCGCGGGCATCGGCGGTTTTTTTACGCCGACCGGCTACGGCACGAAGCTGGCCGAAGGCAAGGAAACGCGTTTGATCGACGGCCGGCATTACGTGCTCGAGTCTCCGCTGCATGCGGATTTCGCGTTGATCAAGGCGCATCGCGGCGACCGTTGGGGCAACCTCGTCTATCGCAAGACCGCGCGCAACTTCGGGCCGATCATGGCGAGCGCGGCGAAGGTCGCGATCGCGCAGGTGTCGGAAGTGGTGCCGCTCGGCGCGCTCGACCCCGAACACATCGTTACGCCAGGCATCTTCGTGCAGCGCGTGATCGCAGTGCCGCAAGCGGCGCACGCCACGCATGACGCAACTGCAGCCGCCTGAGCCGGAGACCCATTCCATGAAAAAACTGACCCGCGATGAAATGGCGCAACGTGTCGCCCAGGACATCCCCGAAGGCGCGTACGTGAATCTCGGCATCGGCGTGCCGACGCTGGTGGCGAACCATCTCGATCCGAGCAAGGAAATTTTCCTGCACAGCGAGAACGGTCTGCTCGGCATGGGCCCCGCGCCCGCGCCCGGCGAAGAAGACGACGAGCTGATCAACGCCGGCAAGCAGCACGTCACGCTGCTCACCGGCGGCGCGTTCTTCCATCACGCGGATTCGTTCGCGATGATGCGCGGCGGCCATCTCGACTTCTGCGTGCTCGGCGCGTTCCAGGTGTCGGCGACCGGCGATCTCGCGAA
Encoded here:
- a CDS encoding 3-oxoacid CoA-transferase subunit A, with protein sequence MIDKIFDSLQSAVADVHDGATVMIGGFGTAGMPSELIDALIAQGARNLTIVNNNAGNGDIGLAALLKAKRVRKIICSFPRQTDSYVFDALYRAGEIELELVPQGNLAERIRAAGAGIGGFFTPTGYGTKLAEGKETRLIDGRHYVLESPLHADFALIKAHRGDRWGNLVYRKTARNFGPIMASAAKVAIAQVSEVVPLGALDPEHIVTPGIFVQRVIAVPQAAHATHDATAAA
- a CDS encoding LysR family transcriptional regulator, with protein sequence MPELDLNLIPYLVAMEETRNVSRAAERLGVSQPRVSTALGRLREYFNDPLFVRTSRGMEPTPRALALIPAARDALVRIEKGMLDAQAFDPATSTHTFSIALSDVGEIVFLPRLLQLFAQRAPNANLRSVSLPHAHVERGLESGDIDLAVGYFPDLGGNNFFQQRLFTHRFICLMRSDHPFAGAPLTLAQFVASGHAVVRSEGRSQEVLEKFLEKKRIHRRAVLETPHFMSLPFILARTDLLATVPHAIGFAYVSEHASITLVEPPLDLPRFDLRQHWHRKYHNDPRTGWLRGVVGELFNDALDEWPK
- a CDS encoding 3-oxoacid CoA-transferase subunit B codes for the protein MKKLTRDEMAQRVAQDIPEGAYVNLGIGVPTLVANHLDPSKEIFLHSENGLLGMGPAPAPGEEDDELINAGKQHVTLLTGGAFFHHADSFAMMRGGHLDFCVLGAFQVSATGDLANWHTGAPDAIPAVGGAMDLAIGAKQVYVMMEHLTKQGESKIVAECSYPVTGVRCVDRIYTDLAVIDVTDKGLVVREIVSDIDFAALQKLTGIALIDGTQAARAA
- the folE gene encoding GTP cyclohydrolase I FolE, with the protein product MASKPRKTKDVKQPAQPAAPVRPTREEAEDAVRTLLRWAGDNPHREGLIDTPARVVRSYEEFFAGYTVEPRDILARTFSEVDGYDEMIVLKDIRFESYCEHHMVPIIGRAHVAYLPQHRVVGISKLARLVDAFAKRLQIQEKMTVQIADTLNDVLQPRGVGVILEASHQCMSTRGVHKAGASMVTSRMLGTFRSDPSTRREFLSIVGATSTVNVGTT
- a CDS encoding DMT family transporter; translated protein: MNQRSLGYLFCALAMLGVGSTVVVSKTIAAGLPPFSATALRFAIAFPIFVIVMRAQRVRWPRLRGRDVWLVIAQAGAGSVGYTVFLISGMKLASAADAGVIAGTLPAVSALVAVLALGERPAPALLGAIALATAGVLACTVRFGALMGARGVASLDGNLLVFAAVVCESLFILLNRKLSRPVDALPLSALMSGIGLAVAIVPACFEKPWTLPFDTGAFAGVVYYALVPTVAGFVLWYAGAARISGAEAGLMTAVVPVSAVALAALVLHEPITGAQLAGVACVLGAVWLATLGGRGRGRRATTTASTDVPH
- a CDS encoding AraC family transcriptional regulator, translated to MEPLVKSTRVRMPRCAIAGIEATIAQTAQTFPRHSHDRFGIGVMASGGQRSASGRGPVEARANDVITVNPGEVHDGSPLDEHGRTWRMFYFEPALLGSALAELNGSASQSFELTAPVARDPLLKARFEQLFALAVHVDAKAGAPNPLACEEALFALIEHVGRHHTTQATPAHRDIDALVTRARARIDDEPAAALTLAELAAEAGMSRFQLLRAFARETGLPPHAYQLQQRVRLARRLIASRIEPGLGLANVAAAAGFADQSHMTRAFVRLFGVTPAAYASAVR